In one Dehalogenimonas formicexedens genomic region, the following are encoded:
- the cobS gene encoding adenosylcobinamide-GDP ribazoletransferase, with the protein MSFLAALRFLTSIPIPFKREEWDRPLTQQQFARSLVFYPLVGLILGGVLCGLYWIFSRLLPPLLADAMAIGVLAYLTGGLHLDGLIDTFDGLAGGHRSPERRLQIMKTPDVGAMGVVAGVVLLLLEFAALASVPQDHVYLALVLMTVLSRWAMAYAVFNYPYARDTGMGKELKSGSSGWVMPVASIVAAIIVGVTGSWLGIIVMAGTWGLTVMLSAFFKGKFGGLTGDTYGALNEISEFTTLLLVVLFTFNNWL; encoded by the coding sequence ATGTCTTTCCTGGCAGCTCTACGTTTTTTGACCAGCATACCGATTCCTTTCAAACGGGAGGAGTGGGACAGGCCGTTGACCCAGCAGCAGTTCGCCAGGTCACTGGTCTTTTACCCGTTGGTAGGACTGATCCTCGGGGGAGTGCTGTGCGGGCTGTACTGGATATTCTCCAGATTATTGCCTCCGCTGCTTGCCGATGCGATGGCCATAGGAGTCCTGGCTTACCTGACTGGTGGATTGCACCTGGACGGCTTGATCGATACCTTCGACGGATTGGCCGGGGGGCACCGGTCTCCCGAGCGCCGGCTGCAGATCATGAAGACCCCGGACGTCGGCGCGATGGGGGTGGTAGCCGGCGTGGTCCTGTTGCTGTTGGAATTCGCCGCACTGGCCAGCGTGCCCCAGGACCATGTGTACCTGGCGCTCGTCCTGATGACGGTGCTTTCCCGGTGGGCCATGGCTTACGCTGTCTTCAATTATCCTTACGCCCGGGATACGGGGATGGGCAAAGAATTGAAAAGCGGCTCAAGCGGCTGGGTCATGCCGGTTGCCAGTATTGTCGCCGCAATTATCGTCGGCGTTACCGGCAGTTGGCTGGGAATAATTGTCATGGCGGGAACCTGGGGGTTAACCGTTATGCTGTCAGCGTTCTTCAAAGGCAAGTTCGGGGGCCTTACCGGGGACACTTACGGAGCGCTCAACGAAATCAGCGAATTTACCACCTTATTGCTGGTGGTTCTCTTCACCTTCAATAATTGGCTTTAG
- a CDS encoding pyridoxal phosphate-dependent aminotransferase, giving the protein MPSPRPEIAALSSCYHGGPNYTEFARLGIDPKDAIDFSSNSNPYPFNLDFKLDDVIIDHYPDSDSTELRRALAAQNQVGLDNIVVGAGSMEIIRLIAQAYFSRGDEVIIVKPTFGEYETACLVAGAEVVEFWAQEAAGFCLNIERAVQAVKHLKPKAIFICNPNNPTGRHVSRKAIEELLVAADHGLVVLDEAYLAFTDNPWNSVDLLSYGNLIILRSMTKDFALAGLRLGYCLASADIIENLNKVKPPWNVNAVAQKAGLQATRDGAYLRRSERLVKKNRDYLMNEFIPLGFKIVPTSTNFFLMKVGKAGEFRSALLRDRIVVRDCTSFGLPEYVRIAPRTMPECRELVRAVKGLKWRLDTTFCRR; this is encoded by the coding sequence ATGCCCTCGCCAAGGCCTGAAATTGCGGCACTCTCAAGCTGTTATCATGGCGGGCCGAATTACACCGAATTCGCTCGGCTGGGAATTGACCCAAAGGATGCCATCGATTTCAGTTCAAACTCCAACCCTTATCCCTTCAACCTTGATTTTAAACTAGATGATGTAATTATCGACCATTATCCCGATTCCGATTCGACGGAATTGCGCCGGGCGCTTGCAGCTCAAAACCAGGTTGGCCTTGATAACATCGTCGTAGGGGCTGGGAGCATGGAGATAATAAGGCTTATTGCTCAAGCCTATTTCAGCCGCGGCGATGAAGTAATCATCGTTAAACCGACCTTTGGCGAATACGAGACTGCCTGTTTGGTCGCCGGAGCGGAGGTGGTGGAGTTTTGGGCTCAGGAAGCTGCCGGTTTTTGTCTCAATATCGAGCGCGCGGTCCAGGCTGTCAAACACCTGAAACCAAAAGCAATCTTTATCTGCAACCCCAACAACCCCACCGGCCGGCACGTTTCCAGGAAGGCGATCGAAGAACTCCTGGTTGCGGCAGACCATGGGCTGGTGGTGCTCGATGAAGCCTATCTTGCGTTTACCGACAATCCGTGGAATTCAGTCGACCTTCTTTCATACGGTAATCTGATAATTCTTCGGAGTATGACCAAGGATTTTGCATTGGCCGGATTGCGCCTGGGTTATTGCCTGGCGTCCGCGGACATTATCGAAAACCTGAACAAGGTGAAACCGCCGTGGAACGTCAATGCCGTCGCGCAAAAAGCCGGATTGCAGGCGACAAGGGATGGAGCCTACCTGCGTCGAAGCGAACGGCTTGTAAAGAAAAATCGAGATTACCTGATGAATGAGTTTATCCCACTGGGGTTCAAAATCGTGCCCACCAGCACCAACTTCTTCCTGATGAAGGTCGGCAAGGCCGGAGAGTTCCGTTCAGCTCTTTTGCGTGATCGAATCGTCGTCAGGGATTGCACTTCGTTCGGCCTCCCCGAGTACGTCAGGATAGCTCCAAGGACAATGCCGGAATGCAGGGAGTTGGTGAGAGCAGTCAAAGGCCTAAAATGGCGGCTTGACACTACATTTTGCCGACGTTAA
- the trxA gene encoding thioredoxin, which produces MPLEVTDDTFDAEVMKSKLPVLVDFWAPWCGPCRMVAPIVDKLEEKHKEKFKFCKINVDNNQKTAGEYRVMSIPTLMFFKDGKVADTVVGAVPESALQSKIDKLI; this is translated from the coding sequence ATGCCGCTGGAAGTTACCGATGATACATTTGATGCCGAGGTGATGAAATCCAAGCTGCCGGTCCTGGTGGATTTTTGGGCTCCGTGGTGCGGTCCGTGCAGGATGGTAGCCCCGATTGTTGATAAACTTGAAGAAAAGCACAAGGAAAAGTTCAAATTCTGCAAAATTAACGTTGACAATAACCAAAAAACCGCCGGTGAGTACAGGGTGATGTCCATCCCTACCCTTATGTTCTTTAAAGATGGTAAGGTTGCCGATACCGTTGTTGGCGCCGTTCCGGAGAGCGCCCTTCAGTCCAAGATCGATAAATTGATCTAG
- the cbiB gene encoding adenosylcobinamide-phosphate synthase CbiB encodes MDIVLILLVALAVEFTLGDPPNVVHPVAWIGKAISSLERLGFIGGKTYQFVYGAVATLGLTAVVITASLFIVSWLKDINYVLYVIVAGVLLKMTFSFVYLRKTALHIKHLIENDETLDKARFELRALVSRNTSKLTRPYLVSATVESVSESLCDSLVSPLFFFVVFSLFGPYGIAAAFGFRVVSTFDSMIGYHGKYEYLSKFPARLDDVLNYLPARISALLVVVAAGITRMGARRTWSIARVDHLKTESPNAGWPMAAAAAALRVQFEKIDHYRLGRADRPMTPEVVDDSLRLINSATWVWFIICFAAGGLLYALAKA; translated from the coding sequence TTGGATATTGTCCTGATACTCCTGGTCGCCCTGGCCGTTGAGTTCACCTTGGGTGACCCTCCGAACGTGGTACACCCCGTTGCCTGGATAGGCAAGGCTATTTCCTCCCTCGAACGTTTGGGATTCATCGGCGGGAAGACCTATCAGTTCGTTTACGGCGCCGTTGCCACCCTCGGGCTGACTGCGGTTGTGATAACCGCCTCGCTTTTCATCGTCTCCTGGCTTAAGGATATCAACTATGTGCTCTATGTGATCGTCGCCGGCGTTTTGCTTAAGATGACGTTCAGTTTTGTATACCTTCGAAAGACGGCGTTGCACATCAAACACTTGATCGAGAACGACGAAACGTTAGACAAGGCTCGTTTCGAACTAAGGGCATTGGTAAGCCGGAACACTTCGAAACTGACACGGCCATACCTCGTTTCCGCCACCGTCGAATCGGTCTCCGAAAGCCTGTGCGATAGCCTGGTTTCACCCCTGTTCTTTTTCGTCGTTTTCAGCTTGTTCGGACCATATGGGATCGCTGCGGCGTTTGGGTTCCGGGTGGTTTCCACCTTCGACAGCATGATCGGTTATCACGGTAAATACGAATACCTGAGTAAATTTCCTGCACGGCTTGATGACGTGCTGAATTATCTTCCGGCCCGGATCTCGGCTCTCCTGGTCGTTGTCGCCGCCGGGATTACCAGGATGGGTGCCCGGCGCACCTGGAGCATCGCCCGGGTAGATCACCTTAAGACCGAAAGCCCCAATGCCGGATGGCCGATGGCTGCCGCAGCAGCGGCGTTACGTGTTCAATTTGAGAAAATTGATCATTACCGCCTGGGGAGAGCTGATCGTCCGATGACGCCTGAGGTAGTCGACGATTCATTGAGACTTATCAACAGCGCCACCTGGGTGTGGTTCATCATCTGTTTTGCCGCGGGAGGACTGCTCTATGCCCTCGCCAAGGCCTGA
- a CDS encoding ABC transporter ATP-binding protein, whose amino-acid sequence MLTLEMENITLAYGNKEVVRNITFKAMPGEMVGLVGPNGSGKSTIIKALCHVLNPKAGRILTNGNDISQLSYRDLAKTISVVPQTPVLPSAFTAFEIVLMGRNPHLGMFQYESKNDIDIAWGAMERCGVQQFADRHISELSGGEIQSVVIARALAQETEGILLDEPTANLDIGRQIEVLDLLKEECTNRHLTIIAAIHDLNLAAHYCEKLVLIKNGELYAFGSPREVITSENICNVYGPGSYVHTHPLSGLPAVLPKVSNIKDIEPCIVHGA is encoded by the coding sequence ATGTTAACCCTAGAAATGGAGAACATCACCCTCGCTTACGGCAATAAAGAGGTTGTCCGCAATATTACCTTCAAAGCCATGCCCGGAGAAATGGTCGGCCTGGTCGGGCCAAACGGGTCCGGCAAATCGACTATTATAAAAGCGCTGTGCCACGTCTTGAACCCCAAAGCGGGGCGCATTCTCACTAACGGCAACGACATTTCTCAGTTGTCGTACAGGGATTTAGCCAAGACGATTAGCGTGGTGCCGCAGACTCCCGTGTTGCCCAGTGCTTTTACGGCTTTCGAAATTGTTCTCATGGGTCGCAATCCACATCTCGGCATGTTCCAATATGAGAGTAAAAATGACATAGACATTGCCTGGGGGGCAATGGAACGTTGCGGAGTGCAACAATTCGCCGACAGGCATATTTCGGAATTGTCCGGCGGTGAAATTCAGAGCGTGGTCATCGCCAGAGCCCTGGCCCAGGAAACAGAAGGGATATTGCTCGATGAGCCAACGGCTAATTTGGACATCGGGCGCCAGATAGAAGTTCTCGATCTATTAAAAGAAGAGTGCACCAACAGGCATCTTACGATCATCGCGGCTATTCACGACCTGAACCTGGCGGCACATTACTGCGAAAAACTGGTTTTGATCAAAAATGGTGAACTGTATGCTTTTGGTAGCCCCCGAGAGGTAATAACCTCCGAAAACATTTGCAACGTTTACGGCCCCGGCAGCTATGTCCACACTCACCCATTAAGCGGTCTGCCCGCGGTTTTACCCAAAGTCAGCAACATTAAAGATATCGAACCTTGCATCGTTCACGGAGCGTAA
- the cobU gene encoding bifunctional adenosylcobinamide kinase/adenosylcobinamide-phosphate guanylyltransferase, translating into MKKRTILLIGGARSGKSSYAEELAREIGGEVLFVATAEARDEEMRRRIEVHKKSRPAHWHTLEAPCKVGDCISKDNRILDVVVLDCVTLLVNNVLCQHMAVSGEDVDEKAVEADIKTEINSIIACMVQSLATYIMVTNEVGEGIIPLGASTRIYRDVLGRANQMLAKAVDEVYLMVAGIPLKVKPQN; encoded by the coding sequence ATGAAAAAGAGAACCATTCTCCTCATTGGGGGAGCGCGGAGCGGCAAGAGCAGTTACGCTGAAGAATTAGCCCGTGAGATCGGCGGCGAGGTCTTATTTGTGGCTACTGCCGAAGCCCGCGATGAAGAAATGCGACGGCGGATTGAGGTGCACAAGAAATCGCGTCCGGCGCACTGGCATACGCTTGAAGCACCATGCAAGGTTGGCGATTGCATCTCCAAAGATAACCGGATACTCGACGTTGTGGTGCTGGACTGCGTTACCCTGCTGGTAAACAACGTCCTGTGCCAGCATATGGCAGTCTCAGGCGAGGACGTTGACGAAAAAGCCGTGGAGGCTGACATCAAAACCGAGATCAACTCGATCATCGCATGCATGGTTCAAAGTCTGGCCACATATATCATGGTGACGAATGAGGTAGGTGAGGGCATCATCCCGCTCGGGGCGTCGACGCGAATTTATCGAGATGTTCTGGGCAGGGCGAACCAAATGCTGGCAAAAGCGGTGGATGAGGTCTATCTGATGGTCGCGGGAATACCGCTGAAGGTAAAACCCCAGAACTAG
- a CDS encoding histidine phosphatase family protein, which produces MRLILVRHGKTATDNPEKCHGSTDIDLSEEGYRQAHRLAERFRHQKIDAIYASTLRRGIETAKHIAAPHNIKIYSAPELNEVNFGQIEGITFEEACGLFPEVTELWRCGSTSICFPLGERFLDFVERVSAFTEKLKSHKDDDTVMVVGHGGPYKVLLCKLLGLPIDHYWQFKFDMASVSIIDIYPTGAMLGKLSDTSHLTRD; this is translated from the coding sequence TTGCGACTTATCCTGGTACGACACGGCAAAACGGCTACCGATAATCCGGAAAAATGCCACGGTTCTACCGACATCGACCTTTCGGAAGAAGGGTACCGGCAGGCCCACCGCCTTGCCGAGCGATTCAGGCATCAGAAAATAGACGCCATATATGCCAGCACACTCCGCCGAGGGATCGAGACAGCTAAACACATCGCTGCTCCTCATAATATCAAGATATATAGCGCTCCCGAACTTAATGAAGTGAATTTCGGCCAGATCGAGGGCATAACCTTCGAAGAAGCCTGCGGGCTCTTTCCCGAGGTAACCGAATTATGGCGCTGTGGCAGCACCAGTATTTGCTTCCCGCTTGGAGAACGGTTCTTGGATTTTGTCGAAAGGGTCAGCGCGTTCACAGAGAAATTGAAGAGCCATAAAGACGATGATACGGTCATGGTCGTAGGCCATGGCGGACCCTACAAGGTGCTCCTGTGTAAACTCCTCGGCCTGCCTATCGATCATTATTGGCAATTCAAATTTGATATGGCTTCGGTAAGCATAATAGATATTTACCCCACCGGGGCAATGCTGGGAAAATTAAGCGACACGTCACATCTGACAAGGGATTAA
- the cobT gene encoding nicotinate-nucleotide--dimethylbenzimidazole phosphoribosyltransferase, whose product MGDLLNKTIAAIKPLDKDAMARAAARQDMLTKPQGALGRLEEISIRLAGIQGKPIPVIKNKAIITMAGDHGVVAEKVGNYPQEVTPQMVLNFVHGGAAINVISRQVGARVVVVNMGVAGDLPADIPVVNKLVARGTRNIAKGPAMTEAQAVQAIEAGIQVVNAEIDKGLDIVGTGDMGIGNTTPSAAICAVMTGQSVVKVTGRGTGLTDDQLQHKIEVIEEAISVNRPDPKNGLDVLAKLGGFEIGGIAGVILGAAARGVPVVVDGFISGAGALIAEAIAPQSREYMFLGHLSVEPGHKIMADKLELKPIVTLDLRLGEGTGAAIGIFIAETSAKILAEMATFGEAGVSEKEE is encoded by the coding sequence ATGGGAGATTTATTGAACAAGACAATCGCGGCGATCAAACCGCTGGACAAGGACGCTATGGCCAGGGCTGCGGCGCGGCAGGACATGCTAACCAAGCCCCAAGGCGCTCTCGGTAGATTGGAAGAAATATCGATCAGGCTCGCCGGCATCCAAGGCAAGCCAATTCCGGTAATAAAAAACAAGGCAATCATCACCATGGCCGGAGACCATGGAGTTGTCGCAGAAAAAGTCGGCAATTATCCCCAAGAAGTTACCCCGCAAATGGTATTGAACTTCGTACATGGTGGCGCGGCGATTAATGTGATCTCGCGCCAGGTAGGAGCCCGCGTCGTTGTAGTTAACATGGGTGTGGCGGGTGACCTGCCGGCCGACATCCCGGTGGTCAACAAGCTTGTCGCCAGGGGCACCAGGAACATCGCCAAAGGGCCTGCGATGACCGAAGCGCAAGCGGTCCAGGCCATCGAAGCCGGCATCCAGGTGGTTAACGCCGAGATCGATAAAGGCCTCGATATCGTGGGCACCGGAGACATGGGCATCGGGAATACCACGCCTTCCGCCGCCATCTGTGCCGTGATGACCGGCCAATCGGTAGTTAAGGTTACCGGCCGCGGCACCGGTCTTACGGACGATCAACTGCAACACAAAATCGAAGTTATCGAAGAAGCCATCTCGGTTAACAGGCCTGACCCGAAGAATGGACTTGACGTTCTGGCCAAGTTGGGCGGATTTGAAATAGGCGGTATCGCCGGCGTCATTCTGGGCGCCGCTGCCCGCGGGGTACCGGTGGTTGTCGACGGCTTCATTTCCGGCGCCGGCGCTCTGATCGCCGAAGCGATAGCCCCCCAGTCACGTGAGTACATGTTCCTGGGACACCTCTCAGTGGAACCCGGCCACAAGATCATGGCTGACAAACTGGAGCTCAAGCCGATAGTTACACTGGACCTGCGCTTGGGTGAAGGCACGGGCGCGGCGATAGGTATCTTTATCGCGGAGACCTCTGCTAAAATACTGGCCGAAATGGCAACCTTCGGCGAAGCGGGAGTCTCCGAGAAGGAAGAATAG
- a CDS encoding radical SAM protein: MKVYHIAYEPSYGSVDIHIWTKCTLDCQACYTNWELYDFSLYDDATTEIMTRQRTTPPDKFLSYDQVIELLKPLQIKYAVFMGTEAALDPELPKLTKELHEKWGAYNILLTNGIVMPDLADIDQVIFSIKAVSDDIYRKYTGRNNKPALAHFAEIAKMGKNLHAEVVLIPELIEAEEIEKVAKFVGSIDPNIPFRIDAYFPVPECPWRAATNAEVEYAAELAKKYMNKVTILTLDMKRVGDKALRIF, encoded by the coding sequence TTGAAGGTCTACCATATCGCCTATGAGCCATCGTATGGATCGGTGGATATCCACATTTGGACTAAGTGCACTCTCGATTGCCAGGCTTGCTATACGAATTGGGAATTGTATGACTTCAGCCTTTACGATGACGCAACCACTGAGATCATGACCCGGCAAAGAACTACCCCACCAGACAAATTTTTATCTTATGACCAGGTTATAGAACTGCTCAAGCCTCTCCAAATCAAATATGCTGTATTTATGGGAACCGAGGCGGCCTTGGATCCGGAATTGCCGAAATTGACTAAAGAGCTGCACGAGAAATGGGGTGCTTATAATATACTGTTGACCAATGGCATTGTCATGCCGGATCTGGCTGATATTGATCAGGTTATATTCAGCATCAAGGCTGTATCCGACGATATCTACCGTAAGTACACCGGAAGAAACAACAAACCCGCTCTTGCTCATTTCGCCGAAATCGCCAAAATGGGCAAGAACCTTCACGCCGAGGTAGTTCTCATACCGGAATTAATCGAAGCCGAAGAGATCGAAAAGGTTGCCAAGTTCGTTGGCTCGATCGATCCGAACATCCCTTTCCGCATCGATGCCTATTTCCCCGTCCCTGAGTGTCCGTGGCGGGCAGCCACCAACGCCGAAGTTGAATACGCCGCCGAACTGGCAAAGAAATATATGAACAAAGTGACCATCCTCACTCTAGATATGAAAAGAGTAGGGGACAAGGCGCTACGCATTTTCTAG
- a CDS encoding FecCD family ABC transporter permease, giving the protein MKAVNAAPSLAVKWHSRVVTMALLLTGLFLLAAFATTIGTVQIPFSSTISIILDKLPFIHIDQTWSDAAQTIITQIRLPRVILAGAVGIALSVAGATYQGLFRNPLADPYLIGVAQGAALGAAIGFILPITFHNVAFSIIPVFAALGAILTVFVVYSIAKVGTSIPVTTLILGGVAVGSLLMALVNFIITISGDKIHGIVFWMMGSFSSSQWSDVEIALPIILLGSGFIFLFARSLNIIQLGEDQAKQLGVDIEKMKVMLLAAATIITAAAVSFVGIIGFVGIIIPHAIRLIWGADYRFLLPFSALVGAIFLIGADIVSRSVGASEIPIGIITALCGAPFFMYLLRKRTKVLF; this is encoded by the coding sequence ATGAAAGCGGTAAACGCAGCTCCATCGCTGGCCGTAAAGTGGCATTCCCGCGTGGTCACTATGGCTTTGTTATTGACCGGCTTGTTCTTGCTGGCCGCCTTCGCCACGACCATCGGCACCGTTCAGATCCCCTTCAGTTCCACTATAAGCATAATCCTGGACAAGCTGCCGTTCATCCACATAGATCAAACGTGGTCAGATGCTGCACAAACCATCATTACTCAGATCAGGCTCCCTAGAGTAATCCTGGCCGGCGCTGTCGGAATAGCGCTTTCTGTAGCTGGGGCAACTTACCAGGGATTGTTCCGCAACCCGCTAGCAGATCCCTACCTTATTGGCGTTGCCCAGGGGGCCGCTCTGGGTGCTGCAATCGGTTTTATTTTACCCATCACTTTCCACAATGTAGCATTTAGCATCATTCCTGTATTCGCCGCACTCGGCGCTATTCTCACCGTTTTCGTTGTATACAGCATCGCTAAAGTAGGGACGTCAATCCCTGTCACCACCCTCATTTTGGGCGGTGTGGCGGTAGGTTCGCTGCTCATGGCCCTGGTTAACTTCATCATCACAATAAGCGGCGACAAGATCCACGGAATAGTTTTCTGGATGATGGGCAGTTTTTCTTCGAGCCAATGGTCAGATGTTGAAATTGCGCTACCGATCATCTTGCTTGGCAGCGGATTCATTTTCCTGTTTGCCAGGTCGCTAAACATCATCCAGCTTGGTGAAGACCAGGCCAAGCAACTTGGAGTCGACATCGAGAAGATGAAAGTTATGCTGTTGGCAGCAGCCACAATAATCACGGCCGCGGCTGTATCTTTCGTGGGAATCATCGGTTTTGTCGGCATTATCATCCCTCATGCCATCAGGTTGATCTGGGGTGCGGACTATCGCTTCCTACTTCCTTTTTCGGCCCTGGTTGGAGCGATTTTTCTGATTGGTGCGGACATCGTCTCCCGAAGCGTCGGAGCTTCAGAAATACCGATAGGCATTATTACTGCGCTTTGCGGTGCGCCGTTCTTCATGTACCTGTTGCGCAAAAGGACGAAGGTGCTGTTCTAA
- a CDS encoding ABC transporter substrate-binding protein: MKVRHSTACCNPNLLGRVRTPAQVECFSAEKEAGKCVIQADIDFFDDQYQRNKKGKFRMISFNKIINYTRAKIGFLSIALTAVLMIGLLPGCGSTTENTTSPVTTTPPPTTDYTVTFPLTIKDQTGQSFTFTKPATKIVSLAPGNTEIAFSIGLDANIIGDTTYCDYPPAAASKPKMGGFSTADTEAIVAAQPDLILTANLHITKVVPQLQSLLPKTAVFTLNPKTIQDVMDAMILVGKITDHLKQATEQVAALQAKFDSVTSKTVPLTSFQKPKVLYVLYPDPLMTVGPDTPQYQLVELAGGLSISRGMANGYPTMSIEALVAANPDIIITSGMGTAGSAKDQILNNPQLQTVAAVKNKQVFDIDGNIIQRMGPRLADGLIAMAQVIHPELGIK, encoded by the coding sequence GTGAAAGTCCGGCACAGTACCGCCTGCTGTAATCCCAATCTTCTTGGGAGAGTCAGAACCCCGGCTCAGGTCGAGTGTTTCTCCGCGGAAAAGGAGGCGGGTAAATGTGTAATACAAGCTGACATAGATTTCTTCGATGACCAGTATCAACGAAACAAAAAAGGAAAGTTCAGGATGATCAGCTTCAATAAAATAATAAATTACACACGGGCCAAAATAGGCTTTCTGTCAATCGCCCTGACCGCCGTGCTGATGATAGGCCTGTTGCCAGGCTGTGGAAGCACGACCGAAAATACGACATCACCTGTTACCACGACGCCACCGCCGACCACCGATTACACCGTTACTTTCCCTCTCACGATTAAGGACCAAACCGGGCAGTCATTCACCTTTACCAAACCAGCTACTAAAATAGTGTCTTTGGCGCCGGGTAATACCGAGATCGCTTTCTCGATAGGACTCGACGCAAACATAATCGGTGACACCACTTATTGCGATTATCCACCGGCGGCCGCGAGCAAGCCGAAGATGGGTGGCTTTTCCACCGCCGATACCGAAGCGATCGTTGCAGCTCAACCTGACCTTATTCTCACGGCAAATTTGCACATCACTAAAGTCGTTCCTCAACTACAATCACTGCTACCCAAAACCGCCGTATTCACATTGAATCCCAAAACCATCCAAGATGTAATGGATGCCATGATCTTGGTCGGAAAGATTACTGATCATTTGAAGCAGGCGACCGAACAAGTGGCAGCTTTGCAAGCGAAGTTTGACTCGGTCACTTCGAAAACTGTCCCGCTTACCTCCTTCCAGAAGCCAAAGGTTTTGTACGTCCTGTACCCCGACCCGCTAATGACCGTCGGACCGGATACCCCGCAGTACCAGCTTGTCGAGTTGGCGGGCGGACTCAGTATTTCCCGAGGCATGGCCAATGGATACCCTACCATGTCAATCGAAGCTTTAGTAGCGGCTAATCCGGACATAATAATCACCAGTGGCATGGGAACCGCAGGGTCAGCCAAAGACCAGATTCTAAATAACCCACAACTGCAGACCGTCGCCGCCGTGAAAAACAAGCAGGTATTTGATATAGACGGAAACATCATCCAGCGAATGGGACCCCGCCTGGCTGATGGCCTGATAGCTATGGCACAAGTGATCCATCCAGAATTAGGAATAAAATAA
- a CDS encoding adenosylcobinamide amidohydrolase encodes MAQDIHSEILGCFHGITAEVVFHRIWNVPSNALLLHLPEPQRTLSGLQGYRRVSVVANCHIPQPLWMKLHDPAVDWRDYYRRILKANSFGKVLSLDNATMLSTGVPMPELAYREETDCHLWAIAFVTAGVEGNALRVGVDTGRHHNPVGTINTVVFTSVELTQAAMAASFITLTEAKVVALEDLGIKSSYNPALQATGTGTDQIVIVSGKGEKCTYVSGHTKIGALMARAVTAATKEAITKRRKALNS; translated from the coding sequence ATGGCCCAGGATATTCATTCGGAGATACTCGGATGTTTCCACGGCATAACCGCCGAAGTGGTTTTTCACCGCATATGGAACGTACCTTCGAACGCGTTGTTGTTGCACCTGCCCGAGCCCCAGAGGACACTCTCCGGCCTCCAGGGATACCGGCGCGTCAGCGTGGTCGCCAACTGTCACATTCCCCAACCGCTATGGATGAAACTTCATGACCCGGCGGTGGATTGGCGCGATTATTACCGGCGTATCTTGAAGGCGAATTCTTTCGGCAAGGTACTTTCATTGGACAATGCCACCATGCTTTCCACTGGCGTCCCGATGCCTGAACTGGCTTATCGCGAAGAAACCGACTGCCATCTTTGGGCTATAGCCTTTGTAACCGCCGGTGTCGAAGGCAATGCCCTGCGGGTCGGAGTAGATACCGGCCGCCACCATAACCCCGTTGGTACCATAAACACGGTTGTATTCACATCGGTCGAACTGACTCAGGCGGCGATGGCAGCCTCTTTTATAACCCTGACAGAAGCCAAGGTGGTTGCCCTGGAAGATCTCGGAATAAAAAGCTCCTACAACCCGGCGCTGCAAGCCACGGGAACAGGCACCGATCAGATTGTCATCGTTTCGGGTAAAGGCGAAAAATGTACTTACGTCAGCGGACATACTAAAATAGGCGCGCTGATGGCGCGGGCGGTTACCGCGGCCACTAAGGAAGCCATCACCAAAAGGCGTAAAGCCCTTAACAGTTAG